One window of the Euzebya sp. genome contains the following:
- a CDS encoding sugar ABC transporter ATP-binding protein, whose translation MSLPRSTEEQATPAALEAVGVSRRFGAVRALRDVTLRLRPGVVTALLGENGAGKSTLIRICSGEDQPDSGQLSLGGSPVRFASPLDAVHAGVQVVHQEPQLVDELSIAANLFLHELGERPMAARAQRSSQVSRARTLLDRIGMADQLPAPDRHCRDLSAAERQLVDIARALSRQPKVLFLDEPNSSLTRSETERLFAVVRRLRDEGVAVAFVSHRLAEVYEIAERIVVLRDGQLVAEGDVADIGVERAVRLMAGDRKTAVGEDLAEDRRVGGRREAPPALELRGCGGDRFHDVSFAIQPGEIVGMAGLVGAGRTEVARAVIGADPMRRGQVLVGGREVRIRSPRRALRAGVSYVAEERRTEVFHGQDVGYNLTARILEDLGPMGLLSGRRRHRRSRDLSREFGVKAASVEAPITSLSGGNQQKVLLARALASNPDVLILDEPTRGVDVGTKAEIYAMLRDLAHERDLAIWFISSEMEEVLELADRVLVMRHGRLVDDHTNRGDAEEIVSAAMGATEMSTDPERTTT comes from the coding sequence GTGTCGCTCCCCCGCTCCACCGAGGAGCAGGCCACGCCGGCGGCCCTTGAGGCCGTCGGCGTGAGCCGTCGCTTCGGCGCGGTCCGCGCGCTCCGCGACGTCACGCTCCGCCTCCGCCCCGGCGTGGTGACCGCACTGCTCGGCGAGAACGGCGCAGGCAAGTCCACGCTGATCCGCATCTGCTCCGGCGAGGATCAGCCCGACAGTGGGCAGTTGTCCCTGGGCGGCAGCCCCGTCCGGTTCGCCAGCCCGCTCGACGCGGTCCACGCCGGAGTCCAAGTCGTCCACCAAGAGCCGCAACTCGTCGATGAGCTCTCCATAGCTGCGAACCTCTTCCTCCACGAGCTCGGGGAACGGCCGATGGCCGCCCGGGCACAGCGCAGCAGCCAGGTCTCCCGTGCCAGGACCCTGCTGGACCGCATCGGCATGGCCGACCAGCTGCCAGCACCCGATCGGCACTGCCGCGACCTGTCAGCCGCCGAACGTCAACTCGTCGACATCGCCCGGGCCCTCTCACGCCAACCCAAGGTCCTGTTTCTGGACGAGCCGAACTCGAGCCTCACCCGTAGCGAGACCGAGCGCCTCTTCGCGGTCGTCCGTCGCCTCCGCGACGAGGGCGTCGCGGTCGCGTTCGTGAGCCACCGCCTGGCGGAGGTCTACGAGATCGCCGAACGCATCGTCGTCCTGCGCGACGGCCAACTCGTCGCCGAGGGCGATGTGGCCGACATCGGCGTGGAACGGGCCGTCCGACTCATGGCCGGTGACCGGAAGACCGCCGTCGGGGAAGACCTGGCCGAGGACCGGCGCGTCGGCGGACGCCGCGAGGCCCCCCCTGCTCTCGAGCTGCGCGGCTGCGGAGGGGACCGGTTCCACGACGTGAGCTTCGCGATCCAACCCGGCGAGATCGTGGGCATGGCCGGGCTGGTGGGGGCCGGTCGCACAGAAGTCGCGCGCGCGGTCATCGGCGCAGACCCGATGCGGCGCGGCCAGGTACTGGTCGGCGGACGCGAGGTCCGGATCCGCAGCCCTCGACGCGCGCTGAGGGCAGGCGTCTCCTACGTCGCGGAGGAACGGCGGACCGAGGTGTTCCACGGACAGGACGTCGGCTACAACCTCACCGCGCGCATCCTCGAGGACCTCGGTCCCATGGGACTGCTGTCTGGTCGGCGGAGGCACCGCCGCAGCCGCGATCTGTCTCGCGAGTTCGGGGTCAAAGCCGCGTCCGTCGAGGCACCGATCACGTCCCTCTCAGGCGGGAACCAGCAGAAGGTCCTGCTCGCGCGTGCTTTGGCGAGCAACCCGGATGTGCTGATCCTCGATGAGCCCACACGCGGCGTGGACGTCGGCACCAAGGCAGAGATATACGCGATGCTCCGCGACCTCGCGCACGAACGCGACCTCGCCATCTGGTTCATATCCAGCGAGATGGAAGAGGTGCTCGAACTCGCCGACCGCGTCCTCGTGATGCGCCACGGGCGGCTCGTGGACGACCACACCAACCGCGGAGACGCCGAGGAGATCGTCAGCGCAGCCATGGGAGCCACCGAGATGTCGACGGATCCAGAGAGGACCACCACATGA